The following coding sequences are from one Musa acuminata AAA Group cultivar baxijiao chromosome BXJ2-4, Cavendish_Baxijiao_AAA, whole genome shotgun sequence window:
- the LOC103980411 gene encoding DNA ligase 6 isoform X4, translating to MQIELEYISRLILRFIRVFKSFACFLLEPSSTNDPMATPPSPFSTSSLFLSSYRSFSAALPSPPPSPPLAFRLLSDGSQLPPVPSDFPLSKLIPRTRFVVDGFRSAGDFSVSYLLTHFHSDHYAGLGSAWCKGLIFCSATTARLLVEILNVSPFFVVSLSLGEFTEIDGWEVAAVDANHCPGAVQFLFRTRVCEGQRPERFIHTGDFRFHEQMRLDPVLCDFVGADAVFLDTTYCNPKFVFPSQEESVEYIVNTVKRFKEQNEESGESVLFLIATYVIGKEKILLEISRRCGCLLQVDNRKMQVLSVLGFAGSGVFTEDASASDIHVIGWNVLGETWPYFRPNFVKMKEIMAERGYNKAVGFISTGWLNETKRDGFAVRVKDLLEIHLVPYSEHSNYNELREYVRFLRPKRVVPTVGMDVEKLDSKHALAMRKHFAGLVDETANKHDFLMAFHRKSEGADTSAGNDMTGNRNQQEDMDMVDNPTATSIRSCQQSDSQDLHMVNDEEMEGVVEDLQDCLPSWVKQDQVLDLLKRSNGDLVSAVSEFFEHETEFYKQANAGNISIASSCKSINTNLEPLLPLKSVGEAPESGRKNFLDQVKKSTNQNLRLLTPSLAKKRGLGGGNKKKKKAKGCSNLESSGGKQSTITNFFRRVASGASSSDTCAVTSNQQITIETYKEELDQFLQIINNGMPRKSAALLLEKVRGNIDVAVDMYYSGSSNILENEGNLLSEVVVSGVLVNKCTKKVSNSSEDKISLPTLYLQGSSREDKTPANVSLPIEKYSPIEHACWKAGEPAPYLHLALTFDLVEQVRGKIKTTSMLSNMFRSLLALSPGDVLPALYLCTNKIAADHENMELNVGGSLVVTALEEACGMNRSRIKEMYNTLGDLGDVAQEIRQTQSLLAAPRTLSIHHLFCMLREISMITGTGSAVRRKNLIVNLMRSCREMEIKFLVRTLVRNLRIGAMMKTILPALAQAVVLNSHSPLQCVGISETTRLQLQGISAAVAEAYNVLPNLDLLIPSLLSKGIDFSAASLQMTPGTPIPPMLARITNGAMQVLKLFEGRAFTCEYKYDGQRAQIHRAADGSIRVFSRQMKETTSRFPDLIDTIKESCKHEVSTFILDAEVVAVDRKNGGKLMSFQELSSRERGNKDSSIKIDNIRTWFYRLIFACSSLISCFAMENGCWIFHFVKGGSM from the exons ATGCAAATAGAGCTCGAATATATAAGCCGTCTCATCCTTCGCTTTATTCGAGTCTTCAAATCTTTCGCGTGTTTCCTTCTTGAACCCTCTTCCACGAATGATCCCATGGCCACTCCCCCTTCTCCTTTCTCCACAtcctccctcttcctctcctcctacCGCTCCTTTTCCGCCGCTCTCCCTTCCCCTCCACCCTCCCCTCCCCTCGCCTTccgcctcctctccgatggctccCAGCTCCCTCCGGTCCCCTCTGACTTCCCGCTCTCGAAGCTAATCCCCCGGACCCGTTTCGTCGTCGACGGCTTCCGCTCCGCCGGTGACTTCTCCGTCTCCTACTTGCTCACCCACTTCCACTCCGACCACTACGCGGGCCTCGGCAGTGCCTGGTGCAAAGGCCTTATCTTTTGCTCCGCCACCACCGCTCGCCTCCTCGTCGAGATCCTCAATGTGTCGCCTTTCTTCGTCGTCTCCCTGTCCTTAGGCGAGTTCACGGAGATCGACGGATGGGAGGTGGCCGCCGTCGACGCCAATCACTGCCCCGGCGCTGTCCAGTTCCTTTTCAGGACCCGTGTCTGCGAAGGGCAGCGACCGGAGAGGTTTATCCACACAGGTGATTTCCGTTTCCATGAACAGATGAGATTGGACCCTGTTTTATGCGATTTTGTTGGCGCGGATGCTGTTTTCCTTGACACAACGTATTGCAACCCCAAATTTGTCTTCCCCTCACAAGAGGAGTCAGTGGAATACATTGTCAACACAGTCAAAAGATTTAAGGAACAAAATGAGGAATCAGGTGAATCGGTTCTCTTCTTGATCGCAACTTATGTCATCGGGAAAGAGAAGATTTTGCTTGAGATTTCTCGTCGGTGTGGTTGCCTACTGCAAGTGGATAACAGGAAGATGCAGGTTTTGTCTGTTCTGGGGTTTGCTGGTTCAGGCGTTTTTACGGAGGATGCTTCAGCCAGTGACATCCACGTGATTGGTTGGAATGTGTTGGGTGAGACTTGGCCTTATTTCAGGCCTAATTTTGTGAAGATGAAGGAGATCATGGCTGAGAGAGGATACAACAAGGCGGTGGGTTTCATTTCAACAGGGTGGCTGAACGAGACAAAGAGGGATGGATTTGCAGTGAGGGTTAAAGATCTACTCGAGATTCATCTAGTTCCATACAGCGAACATTCAAACTATAATGAATTAAGAGAATACGTGAGGTTCTTGAGGCCAAAACGGGTCGTCCCAACTGTGGGAATGGATGTTGAAAAGCTAGACAGCAAGCATGCTTTAGCCATGAGGAAGCATTTTGCAGGGCTGGTTGATGAGACAGCAAACAAGCATGATTTTCTAATGGCTTTCCATCGGAAGTCAGAGGGTGCTGATACAAGTGCTGGGAATGACATGACAGGTAACAGAAACCAGCAAGAGGATATGGACATGGTGGACAATCCAACTGCAACATCAATAAGGTCATGCCAGCAATCTGATTCACAGGATCTGCATATGGTGAATGATGAAGAAATGGAAGGAGTAGTTGAGGACCTTCAAGATTGCTTGCCGTCTTGGGTGAAACAGGATCAAGttttagatctgctgaaaaggTCAAATGGGGATCTTGTTAGTGCAGTTTCAGAATTTTTTGAGCATGAAACAGAATTCTATAAGCAAGCAAATGCTGGTAACATTTCTATTGCTAGCTCTTGTAAAAGCATTAACACTAACCTCGAGCCGTTGCTTCCTTTGAAGTCTGTCGGCGAAGCCCCTGAATCAGGCAGAAAGAATTTCCTTGATCAAGTGAAAAAGTCAACCAACCAAAATTTACGCCTGCTTACTCCATCTCTGGCCAAAAAAAGGGGTTTAGGTGgtggaaacaagaaaaaaaagaaagcaaaaggtTGCTCAAATCTAGAATCAAGTGGAGGCAAACAATCTACCATCACAAATTTTTTCAGAAGAGTTGCATCAGGTGCTTCTTCCAGTGATACCTGTGCTGTTACTTCTAATCAGCAGATTACTATTGAAACATATAAAGAAGAGTTGGATCAGTTTCTCCAGATCATAAATAATGGCATGCCAAGAAAATCTGCTGCCTTATTGCTGGAGAAGGTTAGAGGAAATATTGACGTAGCAGTTGATATGTATTATAGTGGTTCCAGTAATATATTAGAGAATGAGGGGAATTTACTCTCGGAAGTTGTTGTCTCAGGTGTTCTTGTAAATAAGTGTACCAAAAAGGTAAGCAATTCTTCTGAAGACAAAATAAGCTTGCCAACATTGTATCTACAGGGAAGTTCAAGAGAAGACAAAACTCCAGCTAATGTATCATTACCTATTGAAAAATATTCTCCAATTGAGCATG CATGCTGGAAAGCTGGAGAACCTGCTCCCTACTTGCACCTGGCACTGACTTTTGATTTAGTGGAACAAGTAAGAGGCAAGATAAAGACCACATCTATGCTGAGTAATATGTTCAGAAG CTTGCTTGCTTTGTCTCCTGGTGATGTGCTGCCTGCTTTATATCTGTGCACAAACAAGATTGCTGCTGACCATGAAAACATG GAACTGAATGTTGGTGGAAGTTTGGTTGTAACTGCACTGGAAGAGGCTTGTGGCATGAACAGGTCCAGAATCAAAGAAATGTACAACACATTAGGTGATCTTG GTGATGTAGCACAAGAAATCCGGCAAACTCAGTCTTTACTTGCTGCTCCTCGTACACTTtcaattcatcatttattttgtatgCTTCGAGAGATCAG TATGATCACAGGTACTGGAAGTGCTGTCCGGAGGAAAAACCTTATTGTAAATCTCATGCGTTCTTGTAGAGAAATGGAAATAAAATTTCTTGTCAGAACCTTG GTTCGTAATCTGCGTATTGGAGCCATGATGAAGACCATTTTGCCAGCACTAGCACAAGCAGTGGTTCTGAACAGTCACTCCCCCTTACAATGTGTGGGAATTTCTGAGACCACTAGATTGCAGCTTCAG GGTATTTCTGCAGCAGTTGCTGAGGCATACAATGTGCTTCCGAATTTG GATTTgcttattccttctcttttgagcaAAGGCATAGATTTTTCTGCAGCTTCACTGCAAATGACACCTGGCACACCTATTCCACCTATGCTTGCCAG AATTACCAATGGTGCTATGCAAGTGCTGAAATTGTTTGAGGGTAGAGCTTTCACCTGTGAATATAA ATATGATGGTCAAAGGGCTCAAATTCACAGAGCAGCTGATGGATCTATACGAGTTTTTTCCCGACAAATGAAGGAAACAACGTCTAGATTCCCGGATTTAATAGATACAATTAAAGAATCATGTAAACATGAAGTTTCTACTTTTATATTGGATGCAGAG GTTGTTGCTGTGGATAGAAAGAATGGTGGGAAACTCATGTCTTTTCAAGAACTATCTTCACGGGAGAGAGGAAATAAAGATTCCTCGATAAAAATTGATAACATCAGA ACATGGTTTTACAGGTTGATATTTGCGTGTTCATCTTTGATATCATGTTTTGCAATGGAGAACG GTTGTTGGATTTTCCACTTCGTCAAAGGAGGAAGT ATGTGA
- the LOC103980411 gene encoding DNA ligase 6 isoform X5, whose amino-acid sequence MQIELEYISRLILRFIRVFKSFACFLLEPSSTNDPMATPPSPFSTSSLFLSSYRSFSAALPSPPPSPPLAFRLLSDGSQLPPVPSDFPLSKLIPRTRFVVDGFRSAGDFSVSYLLTHFHSDHYAGLGSAWCKGLIFCSATTARLLVEILNVSPFFVVSLSLGEFTEIDGWEVAAVDANHCPGAVQFLFRTRVCEGQRPERFIHTGDFRFHEQMRLDPVLCDFVGADAVFLDTTYCNPKFVFPSQEESVEYIVNTVKRFKEQNEESGESVLFLIATYVIGKEKILLEISRRCGCLLQVDNRKMQVLSVLGFAGSGVFTEDASASDIHVIGWNVLGETWPYFRPNFVKMKEIMAERGYNKAVGFISTGWLNETKRDGFAVRVKDLLEIHLVPYSEHSNYNELREYVRFLRPKRVVPTVGMDVEKLDSKHALAMRKHFAGLVDETANKHDFLMAFHRKSEGADTSAGNDMTGNRNQQEDMDMVDNPTATSIRSCQQSDSQDLHMVNDEEMEGVVEDLQDCLPSWVKQDQVLDLLKRSNGDLVSAVSEFFEHETEFYKQANAGNISIASSCKSINTNLEPLLPLKSVGEAPESGRKNFLDQVKKSTNQNLRLLTPSLAKKRGLGGGNKKKKKAKGCSNLESSGGKQSTITNFFRRVASGASSSDTCAVTSNQQITIETYKEELDQFLQIINNGMPRKSAALLLEKVRGNIDVAVDMYYSGSSNILENEGNLLSEVVVSGVLVNKCTKKVSNSSEDKISLPTLYLQGSSREDKTPANVSLPIEKYSPIEHACWKAGEPAPYLHLALTFDLVEQVRGKIKTTSMLSNMFRSLLALSPGDVLPALYLCTNKIAADHENMELNVGGSLVVTALEEACGMNRSRIKEMYNTLGDLGDVAQEIRQTQSLLAAPRTLSIHHLFCMLREISMITGTGSAVRRKNLIVNLMRSCREMEIKFLVRTLVRNLRIGAMMKTILPALAQAVVLNSHSPLQCVGISETTRLQLQGISAAVAEAYNVLPNLDLLIPSLLSKGIDFSAASLQMTPGTPIPPMLARITNGAMQVLKLFEGRAFTCEYKYDGQRAQIHRAADGSIRVFSRQMKETTSRFPDLIDTIKESCKHEVSTFILDAEVVAVDRKNGGKLMSFQELSSRERGNKDSSIKIDNIRVDICVFIFDIMFCNGERLLDFPLRQRRKCGSR is encoded by the exons ATGCAAATAGAGCTCGAATATATAAGCCGTCTCATCCTTCGCTTTATTCGAGTCTTCAAATCTTTCGCGTGTTTCCTTCTTGAACCCTCTTCCACGAATGATCCCATGGCCACTCCCCCTTCTCCTTTCTCCACAtcctccctcttcctctcctcctacCGCTCCTTTTCCGCCGCTCTCCCTTCCCCTCCACCCTCCCCTCCCCTCGCCTTccgcctcctctccgatggctccCAGCTCCCTCCGGTCCCCTCTGACTTCCCGCTCTCGAAGCTAATCCCCCGGACCCGTTTCGTCGTCGACGGCTTCCGCTCCGCCGGTGACTTCTCCGTCTCCTACTTGCTCACCCACTTCCACTCCGACCACTACGCGGGCCTCGGCAGTGCCTGGTGCAAAGGCCTTATCTTTTGCTCCGCCACCACCGCTCGCCTCCTCGTCGAGATCCTCAATGTGTCGCCTTTCTTCGTCGTCTCCCTGTCCTTAGGCGAGTTCACGGAGATCGACGGATGGGAGGTGGCCGCCGTCGACGCCAATCACTGCCCCGGCGCTGTCCAGTTCCTTTTCAGGACCCGTGTCTGCGAAGGGCAGCGACCGGAGAGGTTTATCCACACAGGTGATTTCCGTTTCCATGAACAGATGAGATTGGACCCTGTTTTATGCGATTTTGTTGGCGCGGATGCTGTTTTCCTTGACACAACGTATTGCAACCCCAAATTTGTCTTCCCCTCACAAGAGGAGTCAGTGGAATACATTGTCAACACAGTCAAAAGATTTAAGGAACAAAATGAGGAATCAGGTGAATCGGTTCTCTTCTTGATCGCAACTTATGTCATCGGGAAAGAGAAGATTTTGCTTGAGATTTCTCGTCGGTGTGGTTGCCTACTGCAAGTGGATAACAGGAAGATGCAGGTTTTGTCTGTTCTGGGGTTTGCTGGTTCAGGCGTTTTTACGGAGGATGCTTCAGCCAGTGACATCCACGTGATTGGTTGGAATGTGTTGGGTGAGACTTGGCCTTATTTCAGGCCTAATTTTGTGAAGATGAAGGAGATCATGGCTGAGAGAGGATACAACAAGGCGGTGGGTTTCATTTCAACAGGGTGGCTGAACGAGACAAAGAGGGATGGATTTGCAGTGAGGGTTAAAGATCTACTCGAGATTCATCTAGTTCCATACAGCGAACATTCAAACTATAATGAATTAAGAGAATACGTGAGGTTCTTGAGGCCAAAACGGGTCGTCCCAACTGTGGGAATGGATGTTGAAAAGCTAGACAGCAAGCATGCTTTAGCCATGAGGAAGCATTTTGCAGGGCTGGTTGATGAGACAGCAAACAAGCATGATTTTCTAATGGCTTTCCATCGGAAGTCAGAGGGTGCTGATACAAGTGCTGGGAATGACATGACAGGTAACAGAAACCAGCAAGAGGATATGGACATGGTGGACAATCCAACTGCAACATCAATAAGGTCATGCCAGCAATCTGATTCACAGGATCTGCATATGGTGAATGATGAAGAAATGGAAGGAGTAGTTGAGGACCTTCAAGATTGCTTGCCGTCTTGGGTGAAACAGGATCAAGttttagatctgctgaaaaggTCAAATGGGGATCTTGTTAGTGCAGTTTCAGAATTTTTTGAGCATGAAACAGAATTCTATAAGCAAGCAAATGCTGGTAACATTTCTATTGCTAGCTCTTGTAAAAGCATTAACACTAACCTCGAGCCGTTGCTTCCTTTGAAGTCTGTCGGCGAAGCCCCTGAATCAGGCAGAAAGAATTTCCTTGATCAAGTGAAAAAGTCAACCAACCAAAATTTACGCCTGCTTACTCCATCTCTGGCCAAAAAAAGGGGTTTAGGTGgtggaaacaagaaaaaaaagaaagcaaaaggtTGCTCAAATCTAGAATCAAGTGGAGGCAAACAATCTACCATCACAAATTTTTTCAGAAGAGTTGCATCAGGTGCTTCTTCCAGTGATACCTGTGCTGTTACTTCTAATCAGCAGATTACTATTGAAACATATAAAGAAGAGTTGGATCAGTTTCTCCAGATCATAAATAATGGCATGCCAAGAAAATCTGCTGCCTTATTGCTGGAGAAGGTTAGAGGAAATATTGACGTAGCAGTTGATATGTATTATAGTGGTTCCAGTAATATATTAGAGAATGAGGGGAATTTACTCTCGGAAGTTGTTGTCTCAGGTGTTCTTGTAAATAAGTGTACCAAAAAGGTAAGCAATTCTTCTGAAGACAAAATAAGCTTGCCAACATTGTATCTACAGGGAAGTTCAAGAGAAGACAAAACTCCAGCTAATGTATCATTACCTATTGAAAAATATTCTCCAATTGAGCATG CATGCTGGAAAGCTGGAGAACCTGCTCCCTACTTGCACCTGGCACTGACTTTTGATTTAGTGGAACAAGTAAGAGGCAAGATAAAGACCACATCTATGCTGAGTAATATGTTCAGAAG CTTGCTTGCTTTGTCTCCTGGTGATGTGCTGCCTGCTTTATATCTGTGCACAAACAAGATTGCTGCTGACCATGAAAACATG GAACTGAATGTTGGTGGAAGTTTGGTTGTAACTGCACTGGAAGAGGCTTGTGGCATGAACAGGTCCAGAATCAAAGAAATGTACAACACATTAGGTGATCTTG GTGATGTAGCACAAGAAATCCGGCAAACTCAGTCTTTACTTGCTGCTCCTCGTACACTTtcaattcatcatttattttgtatgCTTCGAGAGATCAG TATGATCACAGGTACTGGAAGTGCTGTCCGGAGGAAAAACCTTATTGTAAATCTCATGCGTTCTTGTAGAGAAATGGAAATAAAATTTCTTGTCAGAACCTTG GTTCGTAATCTGCGTATTGGAGCCATGATGAAGACCATTTTGCCAGCACTAGCACAAGCAGTGGTTCTGAACAGTCACTCCCCCTTACAATGTGTGGGAATTTCTGAGACCACTAGATTGCAGCTTCAG GGTATTTCTGCAGCAGTTGCTGAGGCATACAATGTGCTTCCGAATTTG GATTTgcttattccttctcttttgagcaAAGGCATAGATTTTTCTGCAGCTTCACTGCAAATGACACCTGGCACACCTATTCCACCTATGCTTGCCAG AATTACCAATGGTGCTATGCAAGTGCTGAAATTGTTTGAGGGTAGAGCTTTCACCTGTGAATATAA ATATGATGGTCAAAGGGCTCAAATTCACAGAGCAGCTGATGGATCTATACGAGTTTTTTCCCGACAAATGAAGGAAACAACGTCTAGATTCCCGGATTTAATAGATACAATTAAAGAATCATGTAAACATGAAGTTTCTACTTTTATATTGGATGCAGAG GTTGTTGCTGTGGATAGAAAGAATGGTGGGAAACTCATGTCTTTTCAAGAACTATCTTCACGGGAGAGAGGAAATAAAGATTCCTCGATAAAAATTGATAACATCAGA GTTGATATTTGCGTGTTCATCTTTGATATCATGTTTTGCAATGGAGAACG GTTGTTGGATTTTCCACTTCGTCAAAGGAGGAAGT
- the LOC103980411 gene encoding DNA ligase 6 isoform X6 encodes MQIELEYISRLILRFIRVFKSFACFLLEPSSTNDPMATPPSPFSTSSLFLSSYRSFSAALPSPPPSPPLAFRLLSDGSQLPPVPSDFPLSKLIPRTRFVVDGFRSAGDFSVSYLLTHFHSDHYAGLGSAWCKGLIFCSATTARLLVEILNVSPFFVVSLSLGEFTEIDGWEVAAVDANHCPGAVQFLFRTRVCEGQRPERFIHTGDFRFHEQMRLDPVLCDFVGADAVFLDTTYCNPKFVFPSQEESVEYIVNTVKRFKEQNEESGESVLFLIATYVIGKEKILLEISRRCGCLLQVDNRKMQVLSVLGFAGSGVFTEDASASDIHVIGWNVLGETWPYFRPNFVKMKEIMAERGYNKAVGFISTGWLNETKRDGFAVRVKDLLEIHLVPYSEHSNYNELREYVRFLRPKRVVPTVGMDVEKLDSKHALAMRKHFAGLVDETANKHDFLMAFHRKSEGADTSAGNDMTGNRNQQEDMDMVDNPTATSIRSCQQSDSQDLHMVNDEEMEGVVEDLQDCLPSWVKQDQVLDLLKRSNGDLVSAVSEFFEHETEFYKQANAGNISIASSCKSINTNLEPLLPLKSVGEAPESGRKNFLDQVKKSTNQNLRLLTPSLAKKRGLGGGNKKKKKAKGCSNLESSGGKQSTITNFFRRVASGASSSDTCAVTSNQQITIETYKEELDQFLQIINNGMPRKSAALLLEKVRGNIDVAVDMYYSGSSNILENEGNLLSEVVVSGVLVNKCTKKVSNSSEDKISLPTLYLQGSSREDKTPANVSLPIEKYSPIEHACWKAGEPAPYLHLALTFDLVEQVRGKIKTTSMLSNMFRSLLALSPGDVLPALYLCTNKIAADHENMELNVGGSLVVTALEEACGMNRSRIKEMYNTLGDLGDVAQEIRQTQSLLAAPRTLSIHHLFCMLREISMITGTGSAVRRKNLIVNLMRSCREMEIKFLVRTLVRNLRIGAMMKTILPALAQAVVLNSHSPLQCVGISETTRLQLQGISAAVAEAYNVLPNLDLLIPSLLSKGIDFSAASLQMTPGTPIPPMLARITNGAMQVLKLFEGRAFTCEYKYDGQRAQIHRAADGSIRVFSRQMKETTSRFPDLIDTIKESCKHEVSTFILDAEVVAVDRKNGGKLMSFQELSSRERGNKDSSIKIDNIRVDICVFIFDIMFCNGERYFPTFQQI; translated from the exons ATGCAAATAGAGCTCGAATATATAAGCCGTCTCATCCTTCGCTTTATTCGAGTCTTCAAATCTTTCGCGTGTTTCCTTCTTGAACCCTCTTCCACGAATGATCCCATGGCCACTCCCCCTTCTCCTTTCTCCACAtcctccctcttcctctcctcctacCGCTCCTTTTCCGCCGCTCTCCCTTCCCCTCCACCCTCCCCTCCCCTCGCCTTccgcctcctctccgatggctccCAGCTCCCTCCGGTCCCCTCTGACTTCCCGCTCTCGAAGCTAATCCCCCGGACCCGTTTCGTCGTCGACGGCTTCCGCTCCGCCGGTGACTTCTCCGTCTCCTACTTGCTCACCCACTTCCACTCCGACCACTACGCGGGCCTCGGCAGTGCCTGGTGCAAAGGCCTTATCTTTTGCTCCGCCACCACCGCTCGCCTCCTCGTCGAGATCCTCAATGTGTCGCCTTTCTTCGTCGTCTCCCTGTCCTTAGGCGAGTTCACGGAGATCGACGGATGGGAGGTGGCCGCCGTCGACGCCAATCACTGCCCCGGCGCTGTCCAGTTCCTTTTCAGGACCCGTGTCTGCGAAGGGCAGCGACCGGAGAGGTTTATCCACACAGGTGATTTCCGTTTCCATGAACAGATGAGATTGGACCCTGTTTTATGCGATTTTGTTGGCGCGGATGCTGTTTTCCTTGACACAACGTATTGCAACCCCAAATTTGTCTTCCCCTCACAAGAGGAGTCAGTGGAATACATTGTCAACACAGTCAAAAGATTTAAGGAACAAAATGAGGAATCAGGTGAATCGGTTCTCTTCTTGATCGCAACTTATGTCATCGGGAAAGAGAAGATTTTGCTTGAGATTTCTCGTCGGTGTGGTTGCCTACTGCAAGTGGATAACAGGAAGATGCAGGTTTTGTCTGTTCTGGGGTTTGCTGGTTCAGGCGTTTTTACGGAGGATGCTTCAGCCAGTGACATCCACGTGATTGGTTGGAATGTGTTGGGTGAGACTTGGCCTTATTTCAGGCCTAATTTTGTGAAGATGAAGGAGATCATGGCTGAGAGAGGATACAACAAGGCGGTGGGTTTCATTTCAACAGGGTGGCTGAACGAGACAAAGAGGGATGGATTTGCAGTGAGGGTTAAAGATCTACTCGAGATTCATCTAGTTCCATACAGCGAACATTCAAACTATAATGAATTAAGAGAATACGTGAGGTTCTTGAGGCCAAAACGGGTCGTCCCAACTGTGGGAATGGATGTTGAAAAGCTAGACAGCAAGCATGCTTTAGCCATGAGGAAGCATTTTGCAGGGCTGGTTGATGAGACAGCAAACAAGCATGATTTTCTAATGGCTTTCCATCGGAAGTCAGAGGGTGCTGATACAAGTGCTGGGAATGACATGACAGGTAACAGAAACCAGCAAGAGGATATGGACATGGTGGACAATCCAACTGCAACATCAATAAGGTCATGCCAGCAATCTGATTCACAGGATCTGCATATGGTGAATGATGAAGAAATGGAAGGAGTAGTTGAGGACCTTCAAGATTGCTTGCCGTCTTGGGTGAAACAGGATCAAGttttagatctgctgaaaaggTCAAATGGGGATCTTGTTAGTGCAGTTTCAGAATTTTTTGAGCATGAAACAGAATTCTATAAGCAAGCAAATGCTGGTAACATTTCTATTGCTAGCTCTTGTAAAAGCATTAACACTAACCTCGAGCCGTTGCTTCCTTTGAAGTCTGTCGGCGAAGCCCCTGAATCAGGCAGAAAGAATTTCCTTGATCAAGTGAAAAAGTCAACCAACCAAAATTTACGCCTGCTTACTCCATCTCTGGCCAAAAAAAGGGGTTTAGGTGgtggaaacaagaaaaaaaagaaagcaaaaggtTGCTCAAATCTAGAATCAAGTGGAGGCAAACAATCTACCATCACAAATTTTTTCAGAAGAGTTGCATCAGGTGCTTCTTCCAGTGATACCTGTGCTGTTACTTCTAATCAGCAGATTACTATTGAAACATATAAAGAAGAGTTGGATCAGTTTCTCCAGATCATAAATAATGGCATGCCAAGAAAATCTGCTGCCTTATTGCTGGAGAAGGTTAGAGGAAATATTGACGTAGCAGTTGATATGTATTATAGTGGTTCCAGTAATATATTAGAGAATGAGGGGAATTTACTCTCGGAAGTTGTTGTCTCAGGTGTTCTTGTAAATAAGTGTACCAAAAAGGTAAGCAATTCTTCTGAAGACAAAATAAGCTTGCCAACATTGTATCTACAGGGAAGTTCAAGAGAAGACAAAACTCCAGCTAATGTATCATTACCTATTGAAAAATATTCTCCAATTGAGCATG CATGCTGGAAAGCTGGAGAACCTGCTCCCTACTTGCACCTGGCACTGACTTTTGATTTAGTGGAACAAGTAAGAGGCAAGATAAAGACCACATCTATGCTGAGTAATATGTTCAGAAG CTTGCTTGCTTTGTCTCCTGGTGATGTGCTGCCTGCTTTATATCTGTGCACAAACAAGATTGCTGCTGACCATGAAAACATG GAACTGAATGTTGGTGGAAGTTTGGTTGTAACTGCACTGGAAGAGGCTTGTGGCATGAACAGGTCCAGAATCAAAGAAATGTACAACACATTAGGTGATCTTG GTGATGTAGCACAAGAAATCCGGCAAACTCAGTCTTTACTTGCTGCTCCTCGTACACTTtcaattcatcatttattttgtatgCTTCGAGAGATCAG TATGATCACAGGTACTGGAAGTGCTGTCCGGAGGAAAAACCTTATTGTAAATCTCATGCGTTCTTGTAGAGAAATGGAAATAAAATTTCTTGTCAGAACCTTG GTTCGTAATCTGCGTATTGGAGCCATGATGAAGACCATTTTGCCAGCACTAGCACAAGCAGTGGTTCTGAACAGTCACTCCCCCTTACAATGTGTGGGAATTTCTGAGACCACTAGATTGCAGCTTCAG GGTATTTCTGCAGCAGTTGCTGAGGCATACAATGTGCTTCCGAATTTG GATTTgcttattccttctcttttgagcaAAGGCATAGATTTTTCTGCAGCTTCACTGCAAATGACACCTGGCACACCTATTCCACCTATGCTTGCCAG AATTACCAATGGTGCTATGCAAGTGCTGAAATTGTTTGAGGGTAGAGCTTTCACCTGTGAATATAA ATATGATGGTCAAAGGGCTCAAATTCACAGAGCAGCTGATGGATCTATACGAGTTTTTTCCCGACAAATGAAGGAAACAACGTCTAGATTCCCGGATTTAATAGATACAATTAAAGAATCATGTAAACATGAAGTTTCTACTTTTATATTGGATGCAGAG GTTGTTGCTGTGGATAGAAAGAATGGTGGGAAACTCATGTCTTTTCAAGAACTATCTTCACGGGAGAGAGGAAATAAAGATTCCTCGATAAAAATTGATAACATCAGA GTTGATATTTGCGTGTTCATCTTTGATATCATGTTTTGCAATGGAGAACGGTACTTCCCAACCTTCCAGCAGATTTAA